In Carassius gibelio isolate Cgi1373 ecotype wild population from Czech Republic chromosome B13, carGib1.2-hapl.c, whole genome shotgun sequence, one genomic interval encodes:
- the LOC127970668 gene encoding CD276 antigen isoform X2 gives MKTLLFCILAKSAASFMVSTPNDHLIAVKGHPAVLGCHFTPHPDLSSLNIVWQRQEDSQVVHRFYYEQNQLDHQSPEYHNRTSLYISELGKGNASLRIDGVGLKDVGWYLCKVKNINGAEKAKIKLDYGAFYSEPRLSIHVNSTTITVQFETEGFPKPEVIWLDEYGQGLIHHLELHDQTEDGLYLVRSRYEVQKPAVNVTFTLKNHLLNQKLERPVIYAGFGTCTHCQKH, from the exons ATG AAGACACTCCTATTTTGCATTTTAGCCAAAAGTGCAG CATCTTTTATGGTAAGCACACCAAATGATCACTTGATTGCAGTCAAGGGTCATCCAGCTGTACTAGGCTGTCATTTTACACCACACCCTGACCTCTCCAGCCTGAATATAGTGTGGCAGCGCCAGGAGGACTCACAAGTCGTGCACAGATTCTATTATGAACAGAACCAGCTAGACCATCAAAGTCCAGAATACCACAACCGGACCTCATTGTATATTTCAGAGCTTGGTAAAGGGAATGCCTCTCTCAGGATAGATGGAGTTGGACTGAAGGATGTGGGTTGGTACTTGTGTAAAGTGAAAAACATCAATGGGGCAGAAAAAGCCAAAATAAAACTTGACTATGGAG CCTTTTACTCTGAACCAAGGTTGAGCATTCATGTGAACTCCACCACAATAACAGTGCAGTTTGAGACCGAGGGATTCCCTAAACCTGAGGTGATTTGGCTGGATGAATATGGTCAGGGTCTCATTCATCACCTGGAGCTCCATGACCAGACAGAAGATGGACTTTATTTAGTTAGGAGCAGATATGAGGTCCAGAAGCCAGCAGTTAATGTCACATTTACACTAAAGAACCACCTCCTGAACCAGAAACTTGAGAGACCTGTGATATATG